The following proteins are encoded in a genomic region of bacterium:
- a CDS encoding LUD domain-containing protein gives MKLPPLRQRIAAGLADDSADRARRLVFDGLRPRLAAARRRYPDLQDRVRAIKMEALDHLDELVRLATEQLTRNGCTVVVARTAAEARAHILKVVGGGTLVKSKSNAAKEIHAVEALEAHGVAVVETDLGDRINQLNGTYGGHIIAPAVQIPKERVRQLFSDLAGEVLPDDPEEIVKVAREDLRSAFAAAGYGMSGGNALAAETGTVCVVENEGNIRMLSSLPAVYIAIVPITKIVRTLEDALTIIQGASVFGVAQRIGTYASCISGPAPADGFGPKEVHIILVDNGRRHAIAQGFGEAFACINCGSCLDHCPVYAVIGDKYGVTTHIGGIGMLQASFTGGLPLTSGQGLSLCLNCRACVDPCPVRIDTPGMHARLREHLPASRRLPAMARAVLALTGRVALMRASGRILYAAERWGLRRAAERVLPPRLRAIAPLLPPMPAPREMAPPPEVIEPIGPHTRTVAFLSGCVMSTWLAPINWATLRVLARSGCRIRVPRPQGCCGALHHHMGEGGQARQLARRVIDAFEGLADCEAILTNSAGCGAAMKEYAELLHADPAYADRARRFAARVRDVSEFLAVRGFASAARIRERVVYFDPCHLGIAQGITKEPRWLLSRIPGLEVVEATRREACCGSAGIYTLVHPEVSGRLADLLVEDLLATNPDLIVTNNPGCLLQVRWGLARAGAGDHPRAAHLMELLDRATASPR, from the coding sequence GTGAAACTTCCCCCCCTCCGCCAGCGCATCGCCGCAGGCCTGGCGGACGATTCGGCCGACCGGGCGCGACGTCTGGTGTTCGACGGGCTCCGCCCGCGTCTCGCCGCCGCGCGACGCCGCTATCCCGACCTGCAGGATCGTGTTCGGGCCATTAAGATGGAAGCGCTCGACCACCTCGACGAGCTCGTCCGCCTCGCCACCGAGCAGCTCACGCGGAACGGCTGCACGGTCGTGGTCGCGCGCACCGCCGCCGAAGCGCGCGCACACATCCTCAAGGTGGTCGGGGGCGGGACGCTCGTCAAGTCCAAGAGCAACGCGGCGAAGGAGATCCACGCCGTCGAGGCGCTCGAGGCCCACGGCGTCGCGGTGGTCGAAACCGACCTCGGCGACCGGATCAATCAGCTCAACGGCACCTACGGTGGGCACATCATCGCCCCAGCGGTCCAGATCCCAAAAGAGCGGGTCCGCCAGCTGTTCAGCGATCTCGCGGGGGAGGTCCTCCCCGACGACCCCGAGGAGATCGTCAAGGTGGCGCGCGAGGATCTGCGTTCCGCGTTCGCGGCCGCCGGCTACGGGATGTCGGGCGGCAACGCGCTGGCCGCCGAAACCGGCACGGTGTGCGTGGTGGAGAACGAAGGGAACATTCGGATGCTCTCCTCCCTCCCCGCGGTCTACATCGCGATCGTGCCCATCACGAAAATCGTCCGCACGCTCGAGGATGCGCTGACGATCATCCAGGGCGCCAGCGTCTTCGGCGTGGCCCAGCGGATCGGGACCTACGCCTCGTGCATCTCCGGACCCGCCCCCGCCGACGGGTTTGGCCCCAAGGAGGTGCACATCATCCTGGTCGACAACGGCCGGCGGCACGCCATCGCCCAGGGGTTCGGCGAGGCCTTCGCCTGCATCAACTGCGGCAGCTGCCTTGATCACTGCCCGGTGTACGCGGTCATCGGGGACAAGTACGGGGTGACCACGCACATCGGCGGCATCGGCATGCTGCAGGCCAGCTTCACCGGCGGGCTCCCCCTCACGTCCGGCCAGGGCCTCTCCCTCTGCCTCAACTGCCGTGCCTGCGTCGACCCCTGCCCCGTCCGAATCGACACCCCGGGCATGCACGCCCGGCTGCGCGAGCACCTTCCCGCCTCGCGGCGGCTCCCGGCGATGGCCCGGGCCGTGCTGGCCCTCACGGGCCGGGTTGCGCTGATGCGCGCCAGCGGGAGGATCCTGTACGCGGCGGAGCGGTGGGGACTGCGGCGGGCGGCCGAGCGCGTCCTGCCCCCCCGCCTGCGGGCGATCGCCCCGCTTCTGCCGCCAATGCCAGCCCCGCGGGAAATGGCGCCGCCACCGGAAGTGATCGAGCCGATCGGTCCCCACACGCGGACGGTCGCATTCCTGAGCGGGTGCGTCATGAGCACGTGGCTCGCGCCGATCAACTGGGCCACCTTGCGGGTGCTGGCGCGATCGGGGTGTCGGATCCGCGTGCCGCGCCCCCAAGGCTGCTGCGGCGCGCTGCACCACCACATGGGGGAGGGAGGGCAGGCGCGGCAATTGGCGCGCCGCGTCATCGATGCGTTCGAGGGACTCGCCGACTGTGAGGCGATCCTCACGAACTCCGCCGGGTGCGGAGCGGCGATGAAGGAGTACGCGGAGCTGCTGCACGCCGACCCGGCCTATGCGGATCGAGCCCGCCGGTTCGCCGCGAGGGTCCGCGACGTGAGCGAGTTTCTGGCCGTGCGGGGATTCGCTTCCGCCGCCCGCATCCGCGAGCGGGTCGTGTACTTCGACCCCTGCCATCTGGGCATCGCCCAGGGGATCACCAAGGAGCCGCGGTGGCTCCTCAGCCGCATCCCCGGGCTCGAGGTGGTCGAGGCGACCCGGCGGGAGGCCTGCTGCGGCAGCGCCGGGATCTACACCTTGGTCCATCCCGAGGTCAGCGGCCGCCTGGCCGATCTCCTGGTCGAAGATCTGCTCGCTACGAACCCCGACCTGATCGTTACCAACAATCCGGGGTGTCTGCTGCAGGTGCGGTGGGGGCTGGCGCGGGCCGGCGCCGGCGATCATCCTCGTGCGGCCCATCTCATGGAGCTGCTCGACCGGGCCACGGCGAGCCCCCGATGA
- a CDS encoding lactate utilization protein — protein MGEPSAPEHLAALRRVKMRARARAHGGLLDEAVETMTGLGFEVGRYASGDDVVNRVREIVPRGAAVVYQPCVVGRELQLDQVLRAEGRAVTVLPWDGPPTPHGAWREQLLAAQFGITGAQTIVADTGSLVLAEDLGFGRAASNVPPTHIALVTADSVVEQLLDAAVLARGYAALHLHRPVPRYLSLISGPSKTADIGFTLVRGMHGPRVAHVLIWDRAKAEGTDDDALRAWVLP, from the coding sequence ATGGGGGAGCCCTCGGCCCCCGAGCACCTGGCCGCGCTCCGGCGGGTCAAGATGCGGGCTCGGGCGCGCGCGCACGGCGGCCTGCTCGACGAAGCGGTGGAGACGATGACCGGGCTCGGGTTCGAGGTCGGGCGATACGCCAGCGGGGACGACGTCGTCAACCGGGTGCGCGAAATCGTCCCCCGCGGCGCGGCCGTCGTCTACCAGCCGTGCGTGGTGGGCCGGGAACTGCAGCTCGATCAGGTCCTTCGGGCCGAGGGGCGTGCCGTCACCGTGCTGCCCTGGGACGGCCCGCCCACGCCACACGGAGCTTGGCGGGAACAGCTCCTGGCCGCGCAGTTTGGAATCACCGGTGCCCAGACCATCGTTGCGGACACCGGCAGCCTGGTCCTGGCCGAGGACCTCGGCTTTGGCCGCGCGGCCAGCAACGTGCCGCCCACGCACATCGCGCTGGTGACCGCGGACAGCGTGGTCGAGCAGCTCCTCGACGCCGCCGTGCTCGCCCGCGGGTACGCCGCGCTCCACCTCCACCGCCCCGTGCCTCGGTATCTCTCCTTGATCTCGGGTCCCAGCAAGACGGCGGATATCGGATTTACGCTGGTGCGTGGCATGCACGGACCCCGCGTCGCTCACGTGCTGATCTGGGACCGGGCCAAGGCCGAGGGGACCGACGACGACGCCCTCCGGGCGTGGGTCCTCCCGTAG
- a CDS encoding DUF488 domain-containing protein, with product MQLYTIGHSTRTLDDLVEALRSFGVRMLVDIRTVPRSRHTPQFNREELARRLPRRGIRYRHLPGLGGLRKPRPDSTNTAWRNASFRGFADYMQTPEYSTALQELRTLAEEAGATAVMCAEAVPWRCHRSLVADALTAGGDTVFHIMGPAKAHRHTLTPWARVEGGRVVYPGDPPERHPGSLPRPSRARPARGGSRGVAARAPLPSIKRTARP from the coding sequence ATGCAGCTGTACACGATCGGACATTCCACGCGCACCCTCGACGATCTCGTCGAAGCGCTGCGGAGTTTTGGGGTCCGGATGCTCGTCGATATCCGCACCGTGCCTCGGTCGCGCCACACCCCGCAGTTCAACCGGGAGGAGCTGGCCCGGCGCCTGCCGCGCCGCGGCATCCGCTACCGGCACCTCCCCGGGCTCGGCGGCCTCCGGAAGCCGCGTCCCGACTCCACGAACACCGCCTGGAGGAACGCCAGCTTCCGGGGATTCGCGGACTACATGCAGACCCCGGAGTACTCGACGGCGTTGCAGGAGCTCCGCACCCTGGCCGAGGAGGCCGGGGCGACCGCGGTGATGTGCGCCGAAGCGGTCCCGTGGCGGTGCCATCGGTCGCTGGTCGCCGATGCCCTCACCGCCGGGGGCGACACGGTCTTCCACATCATGGGCCCCGCGAAGGCACACCGGCACACCCTGACCCCCTGGGCGCGGGTCGAGGGGGGGCGGGTCGTCTATCCGGGCGATCCCCCTGAGCGGCATCCCGGATCCCTCCCGCGTCCGTCACGGGCCCGGCCGGCGCGCGGGGGATCCCGGGGGGTGGCGGCGCGGGCGCCGCTTCCTTCTATAAAAAGAACGGCACGCCCATGA
- a CDS encoding FAD-linked oxidase C-terminal domain-containing protein → MQLADLRHRIDDRRALVRSLQDVVGSEWVFTHPADLIAYEYDGCSFMSALPDLVVCPTSADQVVGIVKTARRHRVPIVARGSGTGLAGGAITPIGGLIVSLAKMKRILHVDLDNRYAVVEPGVINVDVTNAVAPRGYFYAPDPSSQSACSLGGNVANNSGGVHTLAFGVTTNHVLGLEMVLVDGSVVQLGGRGPDDPGLDLTGLVVGSEGTLGVVTKVTVRLMRRREGLLTMLGIFATIEEASQSVADIIESGIGPTSLEMIDQLTVEAVEPAVHAGLPLDAGAVLLIEVEGVREIITPSARIVEALCRQNGAREVRTARSEEERHLYWAARKGAFGAMGRLAPNYYLHDAVVPRSQLPAIMHQVMEIARRHGIRVANVFHAGDGNLHPLIPYDASVDGEIERVMKASEEILAACVAAGGTLSGEHGIGFEKNNYMPWIFSDADLDAQRRLKRSFDPEELMNPFKVFPTPVSCAELMIRQPPRLAASGLWI, encoded by the coding sequence GTGCAACTCGCCGATCTCCGCCACCGCATCGACGATCGACGCGCCCTGGTGCGCTCCCTGCAGGACGTGGTGGGCTCGGAGTGGGTGTTCACGCATCCCGCCGATCTGATCGCCTACGAGTACGACGGCTGCAGTTTCATGTCCGCTTTGCCCGATCTCGTTGTGTGCCCGACGTCCGCGGACCAGGTGGTCGGGATCGTCAAGACCGCGCGCCGCCACCGCGTGCCGATCGTCGCCCGCGGATCCGGGACGGGGCTGGCCGGCGGCGCGATCACCCCGATCGGCGGCCTCATCGTCTCGCTCGCCAAAATGAAGCGCATCCTGCACGTCGACCTCGACAACCGCTACGCGGTGGTCGAACCCGGCGTGATCAACGTCGACGTCACCAACGCCGTGGCGCCGCGCGGCTACTTCTACGCGCCCGACCCCAGCAGCCAATCGGCCTGCAGCCTGGGGGGGAACGTCGCGAACAACAGCGGCGGCGTGCACACGCTCGCCTTCGGCGTCACCACCAACCACGTGCTCGGCCTCGAGATGGTCCTGGTGGATGGATCGGTGGTCCAGCTCGGCGGGCGCGGTCCCGACGACCCCGGGCTGGACCTCACCGGGCTCGTCGTCGGGTCCGAGGGCACGCTGGGGGTCGTCACCAAAGTGACCGTGCGGCTGATGCGGCGCCGGGAAGGGCTGCTCACCATGCTCGGCATCTTCGCGACGATCGAGGAGGCCAGCCAGTCGGTCGCGGACATCATCGAGTCCGGGATCGGCCCCACATCGCTTGAGATGATCGATCAGCTCACCGTGGAAGCGGTCGAACCGGCGGTGCATGCCGGACTCCCGCTCGACGCCGGCGCGGTGCTCTTGATCGAGGTGGAGGGGGTCAGGGAAATCATCACGCCCTCGGCCCGGATCGTCGAGGCGCTCTGCCGGCAGAACGGCGCCCGCGAGGTCCGCACCGCCCGCTCGGAGGAGGAGCGTCACCTCTACTGGGCGGCCCGCAAGGGCGCGTTCGGGGCGATGGGAAGGCTGGCGCCGAACTACTACCTGCACGACGCGGTCGTCCCGCGGAGTCAGCTCCCGGCGATCATGCACCAGGTCATGGAAATCGCCCGGCGGCACGGGATCCGCGTCGCGAATGTCTTTCACGCCGGCGACGGCAACCTCCACCCCTTGATCCCCTACGACGCGTCGGTGGACGGGGAGATCGAGCGCGTGATGAAGGCCAGCGAAGAGATCCTGGCCGCGTGCGTCGCCGCCGGCGGTACGCTCAGCGGCGAGCACGGCATCGGGTTCGAGAAAAACAACTACATGCCCTGGATCTTCTCGGACGCGGACCTGGACGCCCAGCGGCGCCTCAAGCGCTCGTTCGACCCGGAGGAGCTGATGAACCCGTTCAAAGTGTTTCCCACGCCGGTCTCGTGCGCGGAACTG
- a CDS encoding pyridoxamine 5'-phosphate oxidase family protein, with translation MTLEVRRQVLTYVERHTTMTLATEGPDGPWAAALFYVSDGFDLYWLSDPQTRHSQNLERTPRAAVTIQEDYRDWRTIQGVQMEGRAAPVGPLAAAVRPMDLYVAKYPFLGDWRTPPPALAGALAAARVYRFTPSRVLFIDNAKGLGHRQEVAPDK, from the coding sequence ATGACGCTTGAGGTCCGCCGGCAGGTCTTGACGTACGTCGAGCGCCACACCACCATGACCTTGGCCACGGAGGGACCCGATGGGCCGTGGGCCGCGGCGCTATTCTACGTCAGCGACGGCTTCGATCTCTACTGGCTCTCCGATCCGCAGACGAGGCACTCGCAGAACCTTGAGCGCACCCCCCGCGCGGCCGTCACCATCCAGGAAGATTATCGGGACTGGCGGACCATCCAGGGAGTTCAGATGGAAGGGCGTGCGGCACCGGTTGGGCCGCTGGCGGCGGCCGTCCGCCCGATGGACCTGTACGTGGCCAAGTACCCTTTTCTCGGCGATTGGCGGACCCCGCCGCCGGCCCTGGCGGGGGCGCTGGCCGCCGCCCGCGTATATCGGTTCACGCCGAGCCGGGTATTGTTCATCGACAACGCCAAGGGGCTGGGCCACCGCCAAGAAGTCGCGCCCGACAAGTAG
- a CDS encoding class II aldolase/adducin family protein encodes MSDAGALKSLLASAIRLLVGEGLMDFHGHMSARLPGTERVLINARQAGRSAVSAADIVTVDLQGRPLPGEGDAPTEVPIHTRIYAARPDVRAVAHLHPQWATVFSIAGRPLVPVFILGAVFPREGLPVYDDPDLIRTPEQADALARTLGSGRAALLRGHGAVVVGEDVETCFTTSIWMEENAKKQLWASVLGTPRAFTEEETRRVGASLWERRIMQKTWEFFVAKGRREGLL; translated from the coding sequence GTGTCCGACGCCGGCGCCCTGAAATCCCTCCTCGCTTCCGCCATTCGCCTTCTGGTTGGCGAGGGGTTGATGGATTTCCACGGGCACATGAGCGCCCGTCTGCCGGGGACGGAGCGCGTGTTGATCAACGCCCGGCAGGCCGGCCGGAGCGCGGTCAGCGCGGCGGATATCGTCACCGTGGACCTCCAGGGACGGCCGCTCCCCGGCGAAGGCGACGCGCCGACCGAGGTCCCGATCCACACCCGCATCTACGCCGCGCGCCCGGACGTCCGGGCGGTCGCGCACCTGCACCCCCAATGGGCCACGGTCTTCTCCATCGCCGGACGGCCGCTCGTGCCCGTCTTCATCCTCGGTGCCGTCTTCCCCCGAGAGGGCCTGCCGGTGTACGACGACCCCGACCTGATCCGCACCCCCGAGCAGGCCGATGCGCTAGCGCGCACGCTGGGGTCGGGCCGCGCCGCCCTGCTGCGCGGGCACGGCGCTGTGGTCGTCGGCGAAGACGTCGAAACCTGCTTCACGACCTCGATCTGGATGGAGGAGAACGCCAAGAAACAGCTCTGGGCGTCGGTCCTGGGAACGCCCCGCGCGTTCACCGAGGAAGAGACCCGGCGGGTCGGCGCCAGCCTCTGGGAACGCCGGATCATGCAGAAGACGTGGGAATTCTTTGTCGCCAAGGGGCGGCGCGAGGGGCTCCTCTGA
- a CDS encoding CoA transferase: MAVADRPVAGGRPPHAGVLAPYRVLDLTDRDGWLCGRILGDLGADVVKIEPPGGDPGRQQGPFFRDPDPEQNLAWFAYNANKRGITLALETVRGQELLRGLARRADFLIESFPPGHLDARGLGYRALHNINPGLVFTSITPFGQSGPYAHHRGSDLIAMAMSGLMALVGAPGRPPLRVSLPQAAMWTGMHAAAGSLIAHHYRRVTGRGQHVDVATRDSLLWALANAPAYWSLLRQDLHRGGSSIVGRSTTGARMRAIYRCQDGHINFIFYGGEAGRRSNEAMVRWMAECGEAPDWLARMDWGTFNIAVSTQEEIDRLEEPFVAFLAKRTKAEFARESVKRSILGYPVASARDIRDDPQLAARGFWQSVDHPELDATVTYPGPFAKFSAARCGITRRAPRIGEHNAEVYGAELGLSRHDLDALGREKIL, encoded by the coding sequence GTGGCCGTCGCAGACCGGCCGGTAGCCGGCGGGCGGCCGCCCCACGCCGGGGTCCTGGCGCCCTATCGCGTCTTGGACCTGACCGACCGCGACGGCTGGCTGTGCGGCCGGATCCTGGGCGACCTGGGGGCGGACGTCGTCAAGATCGAGCCCCCGGGCGGAGACCCGGGGCGGCAGCAGGGCCCGTTTTTCCGCGACCCGGATCCGGAGCAGAACCTCGCCTGGTTCGCCTACAACGCCAACAAGCGCGGCATCACCCTGGCCCTCGAGACCGTCCGGGGGCAGGAGCTGCTGCGCGGACTGGCGCGGCGAGCGGATTTCCTCATCGAGTCTTTCCCCCCCGGCCATCTGGACGCCCGGGGTCTCGGCTACCGCGCGTTGCACAACATCAACCCCGGGCTCGTCTTCACGTCGATCACGCCCTTCGGCCAGAGCGGCCCCTATGCCCACCACCGAGGGTCGGACCTCATCGCGATGGCCATGAGCGGGTTGATGGCACTCGTCGGAGCGCCGGGGCGCCCGCCGCTCCGAGTCTCGCTCCCCCAGGCGGCGATGTGGACGGGAATGCACGCGGCGGCCGGCTCGCTCATCGCGCACCACTACCGTCGGGTGACCGGCCGCGGCCAGCACGTCGACGTCGCAACGCGGGACAGCCTCCTCTGGGCCCTGGCGAACGCCCCGGCCTACTGGAGCCTGCTGCGGCAGGACCTCCACCGCGGCGGGAGCAGCATCGTCGGCCGCAGCACCACAGGGGCCCGCATGCGGGCGATCTACCGGTGCCAGGACGGCCACATCAACTTCATCTTCTACGGGGGGGAGGCCGGGCGGCGCTCCAACGAGGCGATGGTGCGGTGGATGGCGGAGTGCGGCGAGGCCCCGGACTGGCTCGCGCGCATGGACTGGGGGACGTTCAATATCGCCGTGAGCACCCAGGAAGAGATCGACCGACTGGAAGAGCCCTTCGTCGCGTTCCTGGCGAAGCGCACCAAGGCCGAGTTTGCGCGCGAGTCGGTCAAACGCAGCATCCTCGGGTATCCGGTCGCCAGCGCCCGGGACATCCGCGACGACCCGCAGCTCGCGGCGCGGGGGTTCTGGCAATCGGTGGATCATCCGGAACTGGACGCGACCGTGACGTACCCCGGGCCGTTCGCCAAGTTCTCGGCCGCGCGGTGCGGTATCACCCGGCGCGCCCCGAGGATCGGGGAGCACAACGCCGAAGTGTACGGCGCCGAGTTGGGCCTCTCCCGGCACGACCTCGACGCCCTCGGGCGCGAGAAGATCCTCTAA
- a CDS encoding CoA transferase yields MSREPSALPAHPQALSGIKIVEFAVFAAGPMVGKHMGEHGATVVRVESRSHPDGFRVHYPPYKDNIPGLNRTGSFALFNNNKLGITLNLKHPEGVALGRRLAAWADVLIDNFVPGVMERNGLGYEAVREINPSIVYLSSCNMGQTGPKSSQRGFGSQLTSQSGFTYLAGEPHGEPMLLFGPYIDFIAVGFGLIAVMAALDHRRRTGSGQHIDLSQYETGLQFVAPALLEYEAAGRVMTRQGNRSPHAAPHGAYPCRGEDRWCVIAVCSEEEWRALCRAAGHPEWGDDPRFATLAARKAHEDELDALIGGWTRQFGRHEVMERLQAVGVGAGIVSLLSDLFADPQLAHRRVWQELPHPELEKFHYEAPPFILSETPAELSRSPLLGEHNDRVYGEMLGLARAEIERLIEDGVIE; encoded by the coding sequence ATGAGCCGGGAACCGTCCGCGCTGCCGGCGCATCCTCAAGCGCTTTCCGGGATCAAGATCGTGGAGTTCGCCGTGTTCGCGGCCGGCCCGATGGTCGGCAAGCACATGGGCGAGCACGGGGCCACGGTCGTCCGCGTCGAATCGCGGTCGCACCCCGACGGCTTCCGCGTCCACTACCCACCCTACAAAGACAACATCCCGGGGCTGAACCGAACCGGCTCGTTTGCGTTGTTCAACAACAACAAGCTCGGCATCACGTTGAACCTGAAGCACCCCGAGGGGGTGGCGCTCGGCCGGCGCCTCGCCGCCTGGGCCGACGTCCTGATCGATAACTTCGTGCCGGGGGTCATGGAGCGGAATGGGCTGGGATACGAGGCCGTACGTGAGATCAACCCATCGATCGTCTACCTGAGCTCGTGCAACATGGGCCAGACCGGCCCGAAGTCGAGCCAGCGGGGGTTCGGCTCGCAGCTGACGTCCCAAAGCGGGTTTACCTATCTGGCCGGCGAGCCCCACGGCGAGCCGATGCTGCTGTTCGGCCCCTACATCGATTTCATCGCGGTGGGCTTTGGGCTGATCGCGGTGATGGCGGCCCTAGACCATCGGCGACGCACCGGGTCGGGACAGCACATCGACCTTTCACAGTACGAGACGGGACTGCAGTTCGTTGCCCCCGCCCTGCTCGAGTACGAGGCCGCGGGCCGCGTCATGACCCGCCAGGGAAACCGCAGTCCGCACGCCGCGCCGCACGGCGCCTATCCCTGCCGCGGAGAGGACCGCTGGTGCGTCATCGCCGTGTGCAGCGAGGAGGAGTGGCGGGCGCTGTGCCGTGCGGCCGGCCACCCCGAATGGGGGGACGACCCGCGGTTCGCCACCCTCGCCGCGCGCAAGGCACACGAGGACGAGCTCGATGCGCTGATCGGCGGATGGACGCGCCAGTTCGGGCGGCACGAGGTCATGGAGCGGCTGCAGGCCGTTGGGGTCGGCGCCGGCATCGTCAGCCTGCTGTCCGACCTCTTCGCCGACCCCCAGCTGGCGCACCGCCGGGTCTGGCAGGAGCTCCCCCATCCCGAGTTGGAGAAGTTCCACTACGAGGCGCCCCCGTTCATCCTCTCCGAGACGCCGGCGGAGCTGAGCCGGAGCCCGCTCCTCGGCGAGCACAACGATCGGGTCTACGGCGAGATGCTGGGCCTCGCTCGTGCGGAGATTGAACGGCTGATCGAGGACGGCGTGATCGAGTAA
- a CDS encoding UbiD family decarboxylase produces the protein MAAPVKVERGIQSLRGTLEWLRHEGLLLETDVPVDPDLEVTGVQKQLDGSYPLLFKNVKGYPHARAVTNLFANMGIIDRMFGWETPVARTRKLAHALTHPLPPVEVPQDQAPCQEDVLTDHLEVNNHVVAIRHTELESERTIGSGNSVVVGPYFHGGSHIGYNRMNARWGNICTFQSAPGSHMWQVITEHYHDDTPIPLTMCFGLPPAATLIAGGGFDYVILPRGGDELGAAGAVQGFPIRIVKARTVDAWAVADCELVLEGHLHPRDKRYETAEAEAADKQGRFPFHPEWAGYMGKAYRAPTFHVTGITMRRRATKPIFYLLGVHMLDCHNIDTTVRESAIFELCERLQPGIVQDVNIPYPMTDWGGCIIQVKKRLKTDDGMVRNFLVAAMACSQGMRLAIVVDDDVDIYNMDEIIWCLTTRVNPRTDILNPVPGGAGQTFIPEERLTAGDRQWTAMNTRFEGGMGIDATVPFGYDKDFQRPVYPIQRVGLEKFFSAEQIVKGQSLLRGWAEVLARSGR, from the coding sequence ATGGCAGCCCCGGTGAAGGTCGAGCGCGGCATCCAATCGCTTCGCGGCACGCTGGAGTGGCTCAGGCACGAAGGGCTGCTCTTGGAGACGGACGTACCGGTGGACCCGGACCTCGAGGTCACCGGCGTGCAGAAGCAGCTGGACGGGAGCTACCCGCTGTTGTTCAAGAACGTCAAAGGCTACCCCCACGCCCGGGCGGTCACCAATCTGTTCGCCAACATGGGCATCATCGACCGAATGTTTGGCTGGGAGACGCCGGTCGCACGGACGCGCAAGCTGGCCCACGCGCTGACCCATCCGCTGCCCCCCGTGGAAGTGCCGCAGGATCAGGCTCCCTGCCAGGAGGACGTCCTGACCGACCACCTCGAGGTCAACAACCACGTCGTCGCGATCCGGCACACGGAGCTCGAATCGGAGCGAACGATCGGCAGCGGCAACAGCGTCGTCGTCGGGCCCTACTTCCACGGGGGCAGCCACATCGGCTACAACCGCATGAACGCCCGCTGGGGAAACATCTGCACGTTCCAGTCGGCACCCGGCTCGCATATGTGGCAGGTCATCACCGAGCACTATCACGACGACACGCCCATCCCGCTGACGATGTGCTTCGGCCTCCCACCGGCGGCCACCCTCATCGCCGGGGGCGGCTTCGACTACGTGATCCTCCCCCGCGGCGGCGACGAGTTGGGCGCGGCCGGTGCGGTGCAGGGGTTCCCCATCCGGATCGTCAAGGCCCGGACGGTCGACGCCTGGGCGGTGGCCGACTGCGAACTGGTGCTGGAAGGCCACCTCCATCCGCGCGACAAGCGCTACGAAACGGCGGAGGCCGAGGCGGCCGATAAGCAGGGACGGTTCCCGTTCCATCCGGAATGGGCCGGCTACATGGGCAAGGCGTACCGCGCGCCGACGTTTCACGTCACCGGCATTACGATGCGCCGCCGCGCCACCAAGCCGATCTTCTACCTGCTCGGCGTCCACATGCTCGACTGTCACAATATCGATACCACCGTGCGCGAGTCGGCGATCTTCGAACTCTGCGAACGGCTCCAGCCCGGCATCGTCCAGGACGTGAACATCCCCTACCCGATGACCGATTGGGGCGGCTGCATCATCCAGGTCAAGAAGCGGCTCAAGACCGATGACGGCATGGTCCGCAACTTCCTCGTCGCGGCCATGGCGTGCAGTCAGGGGATGCGCCTCGCGATCGTCGTCGATGATGACGTCGATATCTACAACATGGACGAGATCATCTGGTGTCTGACCACCCGCGTGAACCCGCGGACGGACATCCTCAATCCGGTTCCCGGCGGCGCGGGGCAGACCTTCATCCCCGAGGAGCGCCTCACGGCGGGGGACCGGCAGTGGACGGCGATGAACACCCGCTTCGAGGGCGGCATGGGGATCGACGCCACCGTCCCATTTGGGTACGACAAGGATTTCCAGCGCCCGGTGTACCCGATCCAGCGGGTAGGGCTCGAGAAGTTCTTCAGCGCGGAGCAGATCGTCAAGGGGCAATCGCTCCTGCGCGGCTGGGCGGAGGTGCTGGCGCGGAGCGGCCGCTAG